GTAGCATCGTATTTGCGCCGGGCTTTGATCGTTTCCAGCGGCAGATTCACTGCTTTGGTTTGCTGCATTTTGTTCATATCGGACTTACCAGTTTTTCCACCTTAGCTGGTGTCCGTCAAATCGAAGCAACCTCAGTATTCTTTCTGAAAACTCAATGTCAAACTTCACCCTCGTCCTCAGTACCCGCCAAACCCAAGCAATGCCTCGCCCCACAAATTGCGCCAAATTGTCAGTGGCCAGTTCAAAAGTCATTTTCTCAACACCGTATCGCGCTGGGCCCATTCGGGATTTGGCGCAGGGTAATCTAGGTTGTAATTCAAGCCGCGGCTTTCAGGACGGCGCAAGGCGCTGGCCACAATGACTTCCGCTACAGTCGCAATATTGCGCAATTCCAGCAAATCGCTCGTGATGATGAAATCCCAGTAGTATTCCTGGATTTCCTCTTGCAGATTGCCGATGCGTTTCTGGGCGCGCTGCAACCGTTTGTTGGTGCGCACAATCCCCACGTAATCCCACATCGCCCGGCGGATTTCATCCCAATTGTGCGAGACCACCACCAGTTCGTCAGGATTATGGGCGTTGCCTGAATGCCAAAGCGGAATTTTGAACTCGGCCGGCCTGGCTTTAAGCTGAAGGGAGCATTGCGAAGCGCGATGAGCGCAGACGAGCGCTTCCAGCAGGGAGTTGCTTGCCAACCGGTTGGCTCCATGCAAGCCGGTGCAGGCCACTTCACCCACCGCGTAGAGGCCGGTTATCTCAGTCTCGCCGTCCACATTGGTCATCACGCCCCCGCATTGGTAATGGGCGGCAGGCACGACGGGGATAGGCTCTTTGGTAATATCCAACCCGTAGCGCAGGCAGGTTTGGTAAATATTGGGGAAGCGGTCGATCAGGAACCGAGCGGGTTTATGCGTGATATCAAGCAGGACATAAGGGGCGCCGCTCTTCTTCATCTCGCTATCAATGGCCCGGGCCACAATGTCCCGCGGCGCGAGTGATTTGAGTGGATGATACCGGTCCATGAACTCAAGCCCCTCGATTGTCTTGAGGACGCCGCCTTCCCCTCGCACTGCTTCGCTGATCAGAAACGACTTCGCCTTCGGATGAAACAGGCAGGTTGGGTGGAATTGGATGAATTCCATGTTGGCCACGGCGGCTCCGGCGCGGTAAGCCATTGCGACACCATCGCCCGTGGCAATGTCCGGATTGGTCGTGTAGAGATACACCTTGCCGCAGCCGCCGGTGGCCAACAGTGTCACCGGCGCCCTAAAGGTGCGGACCTGGCCGGAGCGTTTGTCCAGCACGTAGGCGCCCAGGCAGCGATGGTCGCCCACATAGCCCAGCTTCTGGCTGGTGATCAGGTCGATGGCAAAGTGGTTCTCGAAGATTTGGATGTTGGGTTGCTGCGCGATGGCTGCCAATAAAGCGCGCTCGACTTCCCGGCCCGTGATGTCTTTCGCATGCAGAATCCGCCGCTTGGAATGGCCCCCCTCTTTGCCCAGGTCCAGCTCGCGGCTGCCATCCGCGCTGGGGAGTTGCCGTTCGGAAAAATGCATGCCCAATTCGATGAGTTCTGCAATGCGCGCGGGGCCTTCCTGGATAATTGTGCGCACCACCTCCTCCTTGCAGAGGCCCGCTCCCGCTTCCAGGGTGTCGCGCACGTGCAGCTCGAACGAATCCTCTTTGCTCGTGACCGCCGCAATCCCGCCCTGGGCGTAATTGGTGTTGGACTCCGCCTTGTCCTTTTTGGTCACGATGGCCACCCGGCCATGAGCCGCCACTTTCAACGCGTAGGACAGGCCGGCGATGCCGCTGCCCAAAACAAGGAAATCAAATTCTCTCATCGTATTGAAGGTTGTCTGATTTACAAACGGGCGTTATCTATCAGGCGGGTTTTGCCGATAAACACCGCCAGGGCCATGTGTGTTCCGCGCGCCACCCGCCGAACGGGTATCATTGTCTCCGGCTCAAAGAACTCAACATAATCCAGTCGCGCCGCCGGCTCGCTCTGGATGAATTGTCTCAAATCCCCCTTGAGCTTGGCAGCGGAAAGCGCGCGGCGGGACCGGCGCAGGGCAGCCCGGACCTTTTGAATCGAGCGCCAGAGGACTATCGCCTGGGTACGCAGGCCCCCTTCGAGATATTTGTTGCGTGAACTCATTGCCAAGCCATCCGCCTCCCGCTTTGTTGGCGCCAGAATGATTTCAACCGGGAAATTCAAATCCCGGACCATGCGTTCAACAATAGCCGCTTGCTGGTAATCTTTCGCGCCGAAAACCGCAAAGCCAGGCTGGATGATATTGAAGAGCTTCGTTACCACCGTGGTCACCCCGCGAAAGTGGGTTGGGCGCGAGGCGCCTTCCATCCTGCTTGAGAGCGTTTCCTCGACCACATACGTGCTGAAGGCGATCTTCTCCGCGGCCGGG
The Verrucomicrobiia bacterium genome window above contains:
- the nadB gene encoding L-aspartate oxidase, which gives rise to MREFDFLVLGSGIAGLSYALKVAAHGRVAIVTKKDKAESNTNYAQGGIAAVTSKEDSFELHVRDTLEAGAGLCKEEVVRTIIQEGPARIAELIELGMHFSERQLPSADGSRELDLGKEGGHSKRRILHAKDITGREVERALLAAIAQQPNIQIFENHFAIDLITSQKLGYVGDHRCLGAYVLDKRSGQVRTFRAPVTLLATGGCGKVYLYTTNPDIATGDGVAMAYRAGAAVANMEFIQFHPTCLFHPKAKSFLISEAVRGEGGVLKTIEGLEFMDRYHPLKSLAPRDIVARAIDSEMKKSGAPYVLLDITHKPARFLIDRFPNIYQTCLRYGLDITKEPIPVVPAAHYQCGGVMTNVDGETEITGLYAVGEVACTGLHGANRLASNSLLEALVCAHRASQCSLQLKARPAEFKIPLWHSGNAHNPDELVVVSHNWDEIRRAMWDYVGIVRTNKRLQRAQKRIGNLQEEIQEYYWDFIITSDLLELRNIATVAEVIVASALRRPESRGLNYNLDYPAPNPEWAQRDTVLRK
- the panC gene encoding pantoate--beta-alanine ligase; its protein translation is MRIVRSVPAMQRQAQLWKRKGLRVGFVPTMGYLHEGHMSLVRRARRRAGSGGRVVVSIYVNPTQFGPGEDFSRYPRDLASDARLCRAEGVDVLFAPGDAGMYPAAEKIAFSTYVVEETLSSRMEGASRPTHFRGVTTVVTKLFNIIQPGFAVFGAKDYQQAAIVERMVRDLNFPVEIILAPTKREADGLAMSSRNKYLEGGLRTQAIVLWRSIQKVRAALRRSRRALSAAKLKGDLRQFIQSEPAARLDYVEFFEPETMIPVRRVARGTHMALAVFIGKTRLIDNARL